A section of the Salmo salar chromosome ssa05, Ssal_v3.1, whole genome shotgun sequence genome encodes:
- the LOC106605417 gene encoding ectonucleoside triphosphate diphosphohydrolase 3-like: MACKSGTYLAFFFLLASLAVIITISVIQGHKRVFESRLKYGIVIDSGSSRSTVHLYQWPAEKQNNTGVVSQTLRCMVAGPGISDMLVDNAQDQQSWASIRECMNNITQIIPADQHNSTVLYLGATAGMRLLHSQNETKSNEILRNLQNYLQSLPFNFQNASIMSGKEEGLYGWITVNYLLGNFLERNIWNMWVRPAGGKMVGSMDLGGASTQIAFTLPDPNAQGTDIVQVSLYGYEYNIYTHSFLCYGKNEAEKRVLAALVKNSKNATHVTNPCFNLGYNMTVSAESIFGTECIETPADYDPKQMITLKGSSDNGACSDVVQSIFDVTSCTKNCSFDGVYQPSVGPGDFLAYAGFFYTAQAVELKGISQLDQWNSSTWEFCSWDWPTLKLKKGWITEKYRKSYCYSAHYVQTLLVNGYKFNKDTWKHIDFRKQVHNTSIGWSLGYMLHTSNMIPAEAKLVRLPMANSVFGGLLFLFTALTIVSVMFLIIKAVRACY, translated from the exons ATGGCATGCAAGTCTGGGACATATCTAGCTTTCTTCTTTCTCCTGGCAAGTCTGGCTGTCATCATTACAATATCCGTGATCCAGGGTCATAAGCGTGTCTTTGAGTCACGTCTGAAG TATGGCATAGTAATCGACTCAGGCTCCTCCCGCTCTACTGTGCATCTGTATCAATGGCCAGCCGAGAAGCAAAATAACACTGGAGTGGTGAGCCAGACACTCAGATGCATGGTCGCTG GCCCTGGTATCTCGGATATGTTAGTTGACAATGCACAGGACCAACAGTCCTGGGCGTCGATCAGAGAATGTATGAACAACATCACACAAATCATCCCCGCAGACCAACACAATTCAACCGTCCTCTACCTTGGGGCAACTGCTGGGATGAGACTGCTACA TTCACAGAATGAAACAAAATCCAATGAGATCTTAAGGAACCTGCAGAACTACCTCCAATCTCTGCCGTTTAACTTCCAAAACGCCTCCATCATGTCAGGGAAAGAGGAAGGGCTGTACGGATGGATCACCGTCAACTACCTGTTGGGAAACTTCCTGGAG AGAAACATATGGAATATGTGGGTGCGGCCTGCTGGAGGGAAGATGGTGGGCTCCATGGATCTAGGAGGGGCGTCCACCCAGATAGCGTTCACCCTCCCAGATCCCAACGCCCAGGGAACAGACATCGTACAGGTCTCCCTCTATGGCTATGAATACAACATCTACACTCACAGCTTCCTGTGTTATGGGAagaacgaggcagagaagagagtCCTCGCTGCTTTAGTGAAG AACTCTAAGAATGCTACACATGTGACCAACCCCTGCTTCAATCTTGGTTACAACATGACTGTGTCGGCTGAGTCCATCTTTGGGACTGAGTGCATAGAGACGCCTGCCGACTACGATCCCAAGCAGATGATCACCCTGAAGGGGTCATCAGACAACGGAGCCTGTAGTGACGTGGTGCAATCTATATTTGACGTGACCTCCTGCACGAAGAACTGTTCCTTTGACGGAGTCTACCAACCATCCGTGGGACCCGGGGACTTTCTG GCCTATGCTGGGTTCTTTTACACTGCTCAGGCTGTCGAGCTGAAAGGCATTTCACAACTGGACCAGTGGAACTCCTCTACCTGGGAATTCTGCTCCTGGGACTGGCCCACC CTCAAGCTAAAAAAAGGCTGGATAACTGAAAAATACAGAAAGTCCTACTGCTATTCAGCACATTACGTCCAGACATTACTTGTAAATGGCTACAAGTTCAATAAAGACACTTGGAAACACATTGACTTCCGAAAACAG gTACATAACACAAGTATAGGCTGGAGTCTGGGCTACATGCTACATACATCCAACATGATCCCTGCTGAGGCCAAGCTGGTGCGTCTGCCCATGGCCAACTCTGTGTTCGgtggcctcctcttcctcttcaccgCCCTCACCATCGTCAGTGTCATGTTTCTGATCATCAAGGCTGTGCGCGCCTGCTACTGA
- the LOC106605418 gene encoding Golgi-associated kinase 1A, producing the protein MALRVWSKICCKRWAVWAFLLLFTLSVVVINTLPFPPSETRRLPSRGLSSAGAGGYRARARPRERATLAPHHHHLPLALNGHSGGWKQSDKVKESSKHHLVKDQPKLDGGAASMTDERTHSNYKKNRKTKGITSKRKEKKEMPPSSSRDKQRHIQPLTVNAVLIRHDGSHLTNCSGSELSTQPPPLPRQGNVHPAVPQTVARSQSRPSTADLGLSDSEHKCAPDEQRQDQGHTGQAGQAGKAGRKNLTKQQAVKKVPREFRKRDRQSLSGHKETRPTVETAAEAEKGSEREAHWCKMSAGEREFPDTDTRRIMTEHTDSVPWLSKDDIHKMEFLSGSEVVSKARVPAHGQVLHVGLGAPHHPPSLGAPLADHSGHCQQGLCALIKRPDDWFEVFAFHLDRVLSLNRSLPTVFRAFHSDILPYKYTRGAARPIVWWDPGIQHLADDDNDQNSFPLTWPQYQSLLRARCGSGSGVALNESPCVGVHHAEWGRLALFDFLLQVNDRLDRYCCGFQPDPAEPCVENLLHTKCRNSKDLVLVHILVRRVEPTRLVFIDNAGRPNHPHENLNFRLVEGIDEFPERAVSVLQSGCLESMLLSSLYMDKEFWESRGGARGLKPLIHTVEQRGRILLQHIHDKRLRLNRDL; encoded by the exons ATG GCCTTGAGAGTGTGGTCCAAGATCTGCTGCAAGAGGTGGGCAGTGTgggccttcctcctcctctttaccctgtctgtggtggtgatcaacaccctccccttccccccctcTGAGACACGCAGGCTGCCCTCACGAGGCCTGAGCTCTGCTGGAGCCGGAGGGTATAGAGCGAGGGCTAGACCCAGGGAAAGGGCCACATTGGcccctcaccaccaccatcttCCTCTAGCCCTCAACGGTCACAGTGGAGGTTGGAAGCAGAGTGACAAAGTCAAAGAGTCCTCCAAGCATCACCTGGTGAAGGACCAGCCCAAATTGGATGGGGGAGCAGCTAGCATGACAGATGAGAGAACTCACAGCAACTACAAGAAGAATCGTAAAACTAAGGGCATTACCTCCAAAaggaaagagaagaaagagatgCCGCCAAGTTCTAGTAGAGACAAACAACGTCATATCCAGCCATTGACAGTCAATGCTGTGCTAATAAGGCATGATGGAAGCCATCTAACCAACTGCAGTGGTTCAGAGCTCTCCACCCAGCCACCACCTCTTCCCAGACAAGGGAACGTCCACCCAGCCGTGCCCCAGACTGTAGCTCGTAGCCAGAGCCGCCCTTCTACTGCAGACCTCGGCCTGTCTGACTCTGAGCACAAATGTGCTCCAGAtgaacagagacaggaccaggGGCACACCgggcaggcagggcaggcagggaAAGCAGGGAGGAAGAACCTAACCAAGCAGCAGGCTGTGAAAAAGGTCCCCAGAGAATTCAGGAAACGTGACAGACAGTCTTTGTCTGGGCATAAAGAGACCCGGCCCACAGTGGAAACAGCAGCAGAAGCAGAgaaagggagtgagagggaggccCACTGGTGTAAGATGTCAGCTGGAGAGAGGGAGTTTCCAGACACTGACACACGGAGAATAATGACTGAGCACACTGACTCTGTGCCATGGCTCAGCAAGGACGATATTCACAAGATGGAGTTCCTCTCGGGCAGCGAGGTTGTCAGTAAGGCCAGGGTCCCAGCCCACGGACAGGTCCTCCATGTAGGGCTGGGTGCCCCTCATCATCCCCCTTCTCTTGGGGCTCCATTGGCTGACCATAGTGGGCACTGCCAACAGGGTCTGTGTGCCCTGATCAAACGTCCAGACGACTGGTTCGAAGTCTTCGCTTTCCATTTAGACCGTGTTCTCAGCTTGAACAGGAGTCTGCCCACGGTGTTCAGGGCCTTCCACAGTGACATCCTGCCTTATAAATACACCAGAGGGGCAGCCAGACCCATAGTGTGGTGGGACCCAGGCATCCAGCACCTGGCTGATGATGACAATGACCAGAACTCGTTCCCTCTCACCTGGCCCCAGTACCAGAGCCTGCTGAGGGCCAGGTGTGGCAGTGGCAGTGGCGTGGCCCTCAACGAGAGCCCCTGTGTGGGAGTTCACCATGCAGAGTGGGGGCGCCTGGCACTCTTTGACTTCCTCCTACAG GTGAATGATCGTCTGGACCGGTACTGCTGCGGTTTCCAGCCTGACCCAGCAGAACCATGTGTGGAGAACCTGCTACATACCAAGTGCAGGAACTCAAAGGATCTAGTGCTGGTGCACATCCTG GTGAGGAGAGTAGAGCCTACCAGACTGGTGTTTATAGACAATGCAGGCAGGCCAAATCATCCCCATGAAAACCTCAACTTCCGCTTAGTAGAGGGCATCGATGA GTTTCCTGAGAGAGCCGTATCAGTTCTCCAGTCTGGCTGCTTGGAGAGCATGCTCCTGAGCTCCCTGTATATGGACAAGGAATTCTGGGAGAGCCGAGGGGGGGCACGTGGCCTGAAACCTCTCATCCACACTGTTGAGCAGAGAGGGAGGATTCTGCTGCAGCACATCCACGACAAGAGACTGAGACTGAACAGGGATCTGTGA